One genomic window of Candidatus Nanohalobium constans includes the following:
- a CDS encoding nucleotidyltransferase family protein, with product MKAIVLAGGHATRLWPITKNRAKPLLPIGKKPIIDYIIEDLDDLDEVLISTNAKFSTDFEDYAEEYGRDNVRVVVEDQDSEADKPGTIGAILKILEQESIDDDLLIIGGDNIYSFDISKFIDYAEERGPANVVYDVKDFELASSFGIVDTDKDRIVGFEEKPEEPPSTLASTACYYFPKDHINLFQEYDKHFQETSIPKEKYLDEPGRLIEWAHNQVDMYAYSFDGHWFDVGTRQGYLEATAEIVEGNQIEGETTGCDLGENVVIMEDAELENVKLRNTIVFPNTNIVDSEIRNSLIDENCEIQDTDLNDAVIGEHTKL from the coding sequence ATGAAAGCAATTGTACTAGCCGGCGGACACGCCACAAGACTCTGGCCGATAACCAAAAACCGTGCTAAACCACTCCTACCTATCGGGAAAAAACCAATAATAGACTACATAATTGAAGATTTAGACGACTTAGACGAAGTATTGATTTCTACAAACGCTAAGTTCTCCACAGACTTTGAAGACTACGCAGAAGAATACGGAAGAGACAATGTAAGAGTAGTTGTCGAAGACCAAGACTCAGAGGCAGATAAACCTGGTACAATCGGGGCCATACTGAAGATACTCGAACAGGAAAGCATTGACGACGACCTGCTGATCATAGGAGGCGACAACATCTACAGCTTCGACATATCCAAATTCATCGATTACGCAGAAGAAAGAGGACCTGCAAACGTAGTCTACGACGTCAAAGACTTCGAACTAGCCTCCAGCTTCGGAATAGTAGACACAGACAAGGACAGAATCGTCGGATTCGAAGAAAAACCAGAAGAACCACCAAGCACCTTGGCATCAACCGCCTGCTACTACTTCCCAAAAGACCACATCAACCTATTCCAAGAATACGACAAACACTTCCAAGAAACAAGCATACCCAAGGAAAAGTACCTCGACGAACCCGGAAGACTCATCGAATGGGCACACAACCAAGTCGACATGTACGCATACAGCTTCGACGGACACTGGTTCGACGTAGGAACACGGCAAGGCTACCTAGAAGCAACCGCAGAAATAGTCGAAGGAAACCAGATTGAAGGAGAAACCACAGGATGCGACTTGGGAGAAAACGTAGTAATAATGGAAGATGCAGAACTAGAAAACGTCAAACTAAGAAACACAATAGTCTTCCCCAACACAAACATCGTGGATTCAGAAATCAGAAACAGCCTGATAGACGAAAACTGCGAAATCCAAGACACCGACCTAAACGACGCAGTAATAGGAGAACACACCAAACTCTAA
- a CDS encoding nucleotidyltransferase domain-containing protein: MKLASEEDIQDFADDVRDVLGDKVEEIILYGSYARDDYTPGSDIDVVILVNEEQREDEEKVFDIVERYMAERDLMFSPRIYEENEFRSKEERGYSFHTNVTSEGITL; this comes from the coding sequence ATGAAGCTTGCTTCTGAGGAGGATATACAGGATTTTGCTGATGATGTTAGAGATGTCTTGGGCGATAAGGTAGAGGAAATTATTCTGTATGGGAGTTATGCCCGTGATGATTATACTCCAGGAAGTGATATAGATGTAGTTATTTTGGTTAATGAAGAGCAGAGAGAAGATGAAGAAAAAGTCTTTGATATAGTAGAACGGTATATGGCTGAAAGGGACTTGATGTTCTCTCCTCGGATTTACGAGGAAAATGAGTTTAGATCTAAGGAAGAAAGAGGCTATAGCTTCCACACAAATGTGACTTCAGAGGGAATTACACTATGA